The window ctttctTCTTCTAGATCCACCTAAgggtgacagacacagtgggagagagaaagagaaagagaaagagaaaaaaaacaagacaaaaataataaataacaatatactGCACTAGTAGTTCCCtctaaaggaatagttcacccgaaaatgaaaatgtgctaaAAAAATTTTCATATCACCAACTCATCACTCGACTCTGCAGTAAATGGATTCCATCAGActgagagtccaaacatctgatatgaacatttcaataatttacaAGTAATCGGaatcactccagtccatcaattaatgtattgtgaagagaaaagctttgtgtttgtaagaaacaaatgtttcaactttaaaccattgcttctggctaatATACCAGTCTATAATCcgtaataacacttcctccagtgaaaaagtccaagCCTGGCTagttatcttttcattttattttcatttgtgggtgaactattcctttaatgattTTGTTTCCCAAGTACAATAAGTCTCTGTATTTTCATATGAAATACAAGACTTCTTTCCAATGCACAGACCTGTAATCGGTGGCgaagattgttttttttaagttttgttgCACGGTCTCCTTGGAGACCATGATCCCATCCTGTAAACACCAGCATACTGTAACCCCCTACTGCTCCTCCACCCGTCACTACAAGACGAGCTGTGTCGCCCATTCTGTTGGCCAGAGATGTCAACGTAATACTTCAGCAATGTCCACTCCTTTCAATATGTTAGTAGCAAAACCTGACAAGACTCACCTAATAATCATACAAATCAAGCAGAAGAGGAAGTAGAAGGCTGCCGTCAACAGATAGGCCAGAGGGATGTTGTAAGAGAAGCCATTACTCTCAATCACTGAATTATTATAATAGCCATAAAACAGGTATGAATACTCCATAAAACCCTAAAGAAAAAGATAATTGTGATGAGTGAAGATCGTTAAGAAAATATTCACaacaaaaaatatgatttgAGATCAACTAAATAAACTGGGAAAatgttctatttatttttgattcagAGTGATTCATAAGTAAACTTCACATTATTTCAGGCTCACAAAcaagcataataataataatacttcctTGCTTCACTTTCACATTAATTCTCATTCCATTTGTCACATTGTTTCTCAATTATTTAAATTCaaagtttaaatgaaaatgttggtTTAAATTGAAAATCtgccatttaaaaaatgatgacAGTGCTGACGATGTTATTAAATTCATATGATTACattactgtaaaaacaaaaatgttatacttttatttagcaacgATCCATAAAACCTGAAGTGATCGTAAAgaccacaaaaatataacacagAACAATTGTGTTCAATTAATAATTAGATTTGGTTcctgagcatcaaatcagcatattagaatgatttctaaatgatcgtgtgacacttaagactagAGGAgaggatgctgaaaattcagctttgccatcactggaattaattacataaaaaaaaaaaaaaaaaataaaataaatagaaaatatattttaaattgtaattatactgtatattacacaatattactatttttattgtattttgatgaaataaatacagtcttggtgagcataagggaCCTcttttaaactcattttaaaaatcttaccaaccccaaacagTAGTGTATCAGACTATGCATtcagaaatgtcaaaaaatCTGAATGCGTGCCCATACCGTTCCTGAAACCAGGTCCAGAAAGTATGTGTAAAACACCAGAAGGGCATCAGGTTTTGGATCATACTGCAAGCATATCTCCACACctgattgatagatagatagatagatagatagatagacagtaTTTTAACAAAGAGGGTTAATTCCTGATAGTGTTTTTCCCTGAATCCCATCATATTAAGAGTAAAGGTCTAGGAAAATTAGGGAGAATCCCAGCAATCCTATTATTAGGATTGCTGCAGGAAACAACCTTGCATTAGGTAATGAAAACATATCAGAACAGGAAAGAAAAGACTTTAGTCAATTAAACACAACAGCCAACCCGTTTATAAAGTAATACGGTTTTCTTTGAAAGGATTagttattataatgaattattaaccgaattaaaaaatgcttttaaacatAGCATCATGTgggtttattgttttttaaatctaatataCCTTTGCGAAGTTAAACTGTGAAGGAACTAGCACTAAACATGTCAGACTGGTCTTGTTGCTTTTATGAATACTATTATACTGTTATCTGATAACCAGTTATAACATTCTCATTAGAGGCAAATTAGGCAATCGAGCAAGAGAAggttgtgttgtgttgtatACCAGAGAGATTGTGTTCCTACCGGTTAGATTGACTGTGGGAGCGATGGTGGAGTTTAAGTTCATGGAGCGAAACACAATGCTGGGAATGAGGACAAATGCTCCGATTAACAAGGAGGACAGAAAGTTGAGAATCACAAGAAATCTCAGGTACAAGAAGTAGGATTGAACTCCTCCACCAAAGTGACCTACAAAAAACAAGTGgatgaagtttatttttaatgatcttGTGTCTTCCATCTATAGCCTTTATTTGAtctaatttctcatttttgtttattaattcatattttcatcaCCTCCTATCCTTTGGATTCCCCTCTTCCACAGAACAAAATAGCTGAGAATGAATTTGGCAACCTCACAGAAACGCCAAAATGTCTGTGATTGTCTGATGTTCCAAGAGCTAGAACCAACTGGAACTCTCATCTGCTGCACCTGCCTGGAAGAAGACAGCGAAAACAGAAAGAATTGTTTTTCTTCAATCCAAAGGTATCCCTAAATATTGGtaatgtacatattttaaaagttgaacctggtaaatttatgtaaaaagaTAATGCACGTATACCATACTGCCTTCTTCAGACCCATGTGCAGCGGCAGCTCACGGAGATTTCGAGGTTCGTTTGAGTCTTCAGCATCTTCAGGTGGGGAGGCCCAATCAAACTGAACCGCACTTGTGCCTTGGGCTGGAACTGTCCGCAGCCTCAGTGAATGCTGGGAACCGTGAGGACTAGGGTAGTCTGTGCATGTTCAGAGATGTATTTCAAAGCAAACACAATTATAAAAATTGGTATGTTAAAATTATACATGGCAAAGAAGGGATAATACTGACGCTTAACTGTACTTGGAGACATTATAGTCAAATACAGCAATGGCTGTTAAAAACTGGGACTGAGAACAAAATGGAGCAGTATTTCCCCATTAGCTCTTAAAATATTCTATGCACTACATTTCTATACATAGCCATGACCTAAATATGCACATCCCTGCCAGTTCTCTTTAACCCTTCTAAAATAACATAGACTTTACACCATAGACTTCACACTGAACATGGGTGAAACTAAGGACATATCATTGCTGTTAGATTTACACTATTCAGTATAATAAATCTCACAAGACCATACAGACCATGTATTAGATTTGCATTAGAGAGAGAACAATGATTAATTGTattgttactgtttttttttttttttggtttgttttttaaatagtatCAATTTACAACACGTGTGTAAAAATATGTATGGCATTttacaatttgatttgatttatttaacattttaaaaagtttgaatcACCTTATAATTTACGGGAAAGGGATTTTCAGAATTTATTTAGATTATATTCAAATGGTTTAGTTGTTACTTCATTGTAGTgttaatgtacattttacagCAAAAAACAAACTCTGGAATAATTGTTAGCTAACCTTATGTATCATATTAACTttctgttacacacacacacacacacacacacggtcttGCCTGGAGGTGGATGGACTTGATTGTTGAATTCTCTCAGCTCCATCAGAAAACAGGTACTATCAACATGGATTCcacataaaacaaaactaaaagaCAAATAGCACAATCCAGAAACAGCAGCTGTCAGTAGTGCATAGCTATTGTTTAGCAAATTCCCACCGACGGAGAAGAACACAGGTGTGTCAGGACTGTCATCTGGACTTTGAGTCTCATGGAAATAAACTTTGGAAACACTTCCTTGTACTTATTACCAGCTGATCACTAGCTGCATGCTATAGGCAGACTAACTGTGTCTTGTCAGTTGCAACCTATTGAGAGATCCAGTTACAATGCGTTaacatttgtaaacattttgctTTCTCTGTGGATTCATAACAGATTTACTAAATTGGTTGTGACTGTTTAAGTAATGACTAATAACTGAAGAATGAAGTTTatttgttgataaaaaaaagttatgagtTAAAGTTATAAGCTGTTTATGAGCTTTGGTCAGTGTCTATGTGTGCTTTATCGCCTGTTAAAAGTGTTGTCATAGAGACAAGGGGCATAACCTTTTTGTTGCATGAGCCAATGAGTCTTTATACTAACAGACTATCAAATCTTATCACCATCACACACTGTTAATAAACAAgagaattaaataataaaaacttccATCTCAGtgcaaaaaatcctgaaaaacgGCATCataatttgcacaaaaatattgagcagaacttttcaacattgttaataaaaattaccACCATTTTTtgtgagcaccaaatcagcaaattagaatgatttctgaagcatcatgtgacaaaactgaaaagtttataaataattaatcacAAAAATGTTTGAGACAGTTAATGAAAACTCACTTCATGTAAAAATCAGATGATGCTTgttaacacattttttctccATTTCACCAGAAGGAAGTTTGGGTGggataaaaaaatttaaataataaaataaaaaaatcactgtggttttaatgaaaatatagattttttccaAACAAAACCTCAAAGATTGGAGTGGCACATCCTGTGTTTAATACTCCAGAAAGTAAACATTAGATATACAACATATCAGGTAGATATTACAGGAACCAGGACACAATCTGATCAATAAACTAAACACCGGTGTATGAGGACAAAATAAtcagaatgtttttaaaataggaCTGTTCATTATAATTTGTTAGAACAAAACTTTTGAGCTCTTTTGAGAAGCTCTTCCTTTGTAACATGGTAATTGGTGCAAAATTTTAAATGGATTATTTTAAGCTGCACTTTACATCATGTGGTATCAAGCTAAAAAATGAATGAGCAAAATAGCAGAAACATTCACTCCTACTTtctgaaaaagtgaaaaaaaagttACCAACTACTTTCACATTCTTtgtagaataataataataatatttttacatatgaCGCAAACATTAACTATCACAATGGATGAAAAACAAGGCAGACTAAGTTTTAATGACAATCCATACACCTTATCACAAAGGTTGTATTACCTTAAAGACACCAGTACAGAGAGAGTAAATCTCCACAAATCTGCGCTCAAAGTAGTGATACGGGTCCAACattcattcgtttttttttgtaaatggaTTCGGTTACTCTGTGTGGGAGATTAATTTGAGTCCCAAGGTCACTGATGAGCAAAGAACCActattaaaatacaatacaaaccTCCTTTCCAATTGTGCAtaaagaacataatttaaaCAATAATGACCTGGTCAGAATGCATCTATATGGTTGCACTGTTTATCATCAGATAACAAAAAgaataactttaaataaatgataacatGTAATTATGGAAAATATTTGAAGCTATTTTCACTGTTAATAAAATACAGACTGATGTCCTTGGGTTCATCATGTATTACACTTCTGTGCTgtgttttaaaaagcaaaatacCTTGAATGGCAGTTGATGGCTATTACAGTGCATGTTgggaaatgttttgttttttgtggtaAACATACCAACTCTCCAGTTATTAGCATGATCATCACGTCACATTCATTTCACTCAGCCTTCTCTCTTACTACATCCTCTTTCTCTCCTTCACCTCgttcccttctctctctctttttaccTCCTTTCATCACTTGTGCTACTCCTATACAAACAACAGCAATGATGTGAATTATGAAGTATATGGAGCTCCAGTAGTAGATGGTGTCGCTGGCTTTCAGGAGAACAAAACCCATGCACATGTAGTCGTAAGCCCTCATCTTGAGGAACCAGTGGATCCAGTCGAAGATATTCTGGCCTGTCGGCCCTAGACGGGCTCTGACCGATGCCTCCATGGCCGATTCTGCTGCAATACACAGTGGGATAGTGAGAAAAGAGAGATAGTAACCAGCATGGAGGCCATGCCAATAAGCACTGATTAACATAGTCCATCCAGCCCTGCCATAATAagtagagagagaaaaacaaagagaATGTTAAAGATTAGTGATGGTCAATAACAGCACAATGCAGTTGAAAGGTCAAATGTACATGCTTGTACCTGAGAGCATACGCTCTGAAAGGAGCATTGGGGTAGATGTAGTGGTGAAGCCACCACTGCACCGTCATGTTCCAGTAGCGCATGCCATGCCGAACCTTTACGCAGAAATCTGTGTTATAACAGTCAATGTTCTGGATCGTTTTAAAGTCATACTCCACAGCTGTGTCTGGATCAGgactgaaacaaaaataacatttcattaaCGTTTTCAACCACATGATCAAACTTCAAGCGAGCTTCTAATTTCCTGTAGATAGTCTAGCTAGACTTGTAGATACGTTCTTAAGAAATATGGCctttttttattgtgattaacATTTACACTAGGGGTGCACAATATATTGGTACCATATTAGCTTATGTTGATATTAAgagattaattttaatttatctgTACTGTTTgatttaattgtgcatgctcTGTTTAAGTGCTATAAACGGGCCCAGAAAACGCAAAAAAGAACAATTcagtaaatttatttttggtaaGCCTTTCTTTGCAAGCTTGTGAAAAACGAGACACTCAGATTTCACTCCACCTGTGACGTAGAAAGAGGATCTCATTATAATATTACCGGCCCTTAATCTGCCAGTTTCCACCCATGGTGCTTTCACAACAGTGTACCAGCTCTAACGCCATGACGAAAGTTTGAGCAAAGCATgctaactgttttgtatttggcTACACTGATGAGCACAGAACAGAGAGCAGTGGATTTATTgatgtatttactgtatattacgctgctgaaaatttagatttccatcagaggaataaattacttttcttaaaatatatatacatagaaaaaggctgttttaaatcatttatactGCACAATaccactgtttttactgtatttttgaacaaatacatgcagccttggtgagcttaaaagttattttcaaaaacaattacaaaattcCTGGTACTGCAAATAGATATTTAGTTATTTCCTGGTATAAATATAGCTGTAGGTGGACTTCAAAAGTCATCAGATTTACGAGTTACAGTCAAACTGTAAAAGCACATTATAACTCTATCAATAAAGTTAAACACCCTACCAATATTTCATCGTTGGCCCTCCTCCAGGTTTGGACAGCGCCCCCTGGGGGTAACAGCCTAGACCTGCACTGATGCAGCCAGCCTCTGCCCCACACCAAGCAGAGTAGAAACGCATCCGGAATACAAAGAAAATTGCCACCATATAGAAAAACCTGAAATATAATACCACTATGACTctcaatataataacaaatcGTGATAATGTATGATTTAATTTTACCATCTCCTTTGGTGTATAATTTTAAGACTCTGTTTGGAATGGTATTATAATCCAGAAAAACGAacctgtaaaaatagttgcggTCCAGGAACTCATCAGTATGGACATAGGACAAGGGAAAGACGGAGTTGACGGCTATGAAAAGAGCTCCATAAACAGGCACCATCTTCAGCCTCTGCAGGCAGGGCTCTTTACCCGGCAATGACAGAGGATTGGACTGCTGCAACCAGTCTGCATACGTCTGATAACGGAAGAATGGACCTGCAGAACACCGGCAAGAGTGGGGGAGAAAGAATGGAAAATGAAGGAACATGACAAGAGAATGGTAAGAGTTATCAATGAAGACATGAAGCAGATGGGCAAAGATAGGATGGAATATAGGTATGGAAACAAATGGAAAATTGGAATGAAAAATGAGCCCACAGTTTGGGAGGACAAATCATGGCAAAAGAGGAGCAATAATAAACACAATCAGTTATGAAAAGAAATTGGACTCACACATTATTGAACTAGTagcagagagaaacagagagagacatGTTAGCATACATGCAAAACAAACAGTACAGAACATTTGAATAGACTCAAAAGCATTCCCACATATTCAAATCAACACAGAAAGCATGCAAAATACCTGTCATTATGCCCACATAGCAGTAGCTGTATGATATAATGTCATAAAATGAAGGCTCATGGGAAAGTCCTCCCACCACTGGGGATTTGGTGAAGGTGCTCACTTCCTTTTTCTTCTCCAAGTGATAACTTTGAATCTCATTGGCTAAACTGACCATCTGTGCATTCAAAACAAAACTCATTCAATATATATCAGGAGTTCAAAACATGGAAAATGTGTCTAATTTTATTCTCTCTTACCTTTAAAGTTAACAGAAGTTGAATGGCATTGGCAAAAGGTGTTGGTTGAGGAAGGCCAAACCAGGTAACCAGACGGAAAAAGAGGAGGTACAGAAACGTCCAACCCAAAGACAGAGCAGGGGCacttctaaaaaacaaaaacaaaaacaagacgAAAGTCGAACAGGGGAATCACGCCAAATCCAATGTAAAAGCCCTGACAGCTACATTTCATACTAACCGCCAGTTCATCTTTATAATCAGCCATGTTCCTAACACTGTGCATAGAGAGTGTAGAGTGTGGATCCCACAGGTTGCTATTGAGATGAGCAAACCTAACAGCAATGCTGCCCCCTGCTTGACTGGAGGACCTGGGAAATAATATACAGGAAAAAGATCAAGGGCTATAATTTAAAGTCACGATTCTGAATACTTCTCTATTGTGACATACATCCGAGAATAATGGGTTATCACAAAAGAAATTCATTAGGGCAGGAACTTGGTTCCatgcatcagttgttgattggattttgAGACGTGGGCATTAcacttaatatttatataagaaGATGAATGTGAATTTGCTTTAGGGTGTTGGTTAGTTTGGGGTGGTGTTTACAGCAAGATTTAgaacatgcatttaaaacagatagattacattttcattttgtgctgACTTTATAATAGGGTGAATTCAGGGACACTTAATCATCCTTctcattattatttcattactCCAATCAGCATTAAGTATTCATACAGCAATGAAGCATCACTGGTAAACTGGGAAAGCcaataaattaattgtaattttgtatatttatttgacctacataaatttacattttgatccatttactttaataataataaataatttgccAGTAAAAACTGTGATCTATGGGGTTTTTAGGTGAGGTCTATGTGTGTTTGAAATGAGATTTCAAActgtagtatttatttaatattctgCACTTTTTGTCACAAAACAACATTGTGTGATGGGCTGAgccattctaaaaaaaaaataataataaaagtaaaacaataacaatgtcAATGTCAAATTAACCAGCTTCACCTGTATTCACCCTATTTTTCACACATTAATGTGAAGAATAACATGGTCAGACTTACTTAGGTAGCGGAAGAGGAATCCTACAGGTATTGATGCAGCAAGGATTCCTAGGTAGACTAATTCATCTGGTGACATCTTTCTGTTTACACCAATAACAAAGTATAACAACTGTCTCACAGACCGGGATTCTCAACTCTGGTCCCTGaggtccactttcctgcagagtttagctccaaccttgatCAAAGGTTGAGGGCAAGAGTTGAGAACATCTGGTTTAAGATATCACATTTCATTATCAATCTAACATTCAAATTGTGTGTGGCTTGGGTTAAAggaagagttcacccaaaaatgaaaggctgtcatcatttattcacccttcagttgagtttctttcttctgtttaacacagaagatattttgaagaatgtgggtaaccaaacggttgctggtccccactgacttccacagtaaggaagaaaaaaaaactttatgggtgaactatccctttatttAGTTAGGGAAACTGCCAACATTTAATCAGTCATTCCATCTTTGACTATCTTTGACATTGctaaaaatgtaacaatgaGATGCTGAGGTAATGCTTATGTACTTAAAACGCGTTTAATCTTTGCTTAGATTTTAAGCAAAGAATGACTTTACTGAACCAAAAAATGACTTTACTAAACCAAACATTTCCAACTTATAATTACAGGTCTCTAGTTCATGCACTCATCTCCAGGCACCAGTCATTCAACATAAGTTATCTTGTGTTTTTCATAAATCTGACATTTGAATAGTCCGTTTTTAGATGCACCTAATGGACTGGCCTTGCAGATAAGCAGACTGACAATGGATCAGTGAGAATGGATAAcatatacctcctataattcTGAAATAACCAGAGCAATACTTACAGCAGTGATATATGGAGATGTGCTATCAAGACGATTTATTGGGATATTAAAATATCCTGCAGTCCCCTTTAACCGCCCGCACTGGCGTGTTCTGTCCTCACCACTTCCTACTACCGCATATGTTCATGGATGGCTTTACGTGTTGCCAGATATTCATAACAAACTCACCCGTAAATTATGAAGAAATTGTAACAAGAAAAGAGGAGAGAAATGATAAGGTTTTGtctatacaataaaaatagatgaaaacggttcataataataataaacgtaATTCATTTTCAGGAAGATAACGGTTAAATAAAAGAACCAGTCTCCGTCTGAATATCTGGCAACCTCTTCAACAGACGGGAACTTTCACTGTGGCTGCTAGGGGCGGAGCACTGATTGATACAGGAGCTCAAGCGTTGAGCTTTTCTGTCACTCGCAAAAGTTTATCAATAACTACAAACCATGGTGCAAACAAATCTGCCTGGCgatttgtttttaatcaaaaaatgtttttatattttttttgcatttactttttaactTCAGAAGGTTAATCTACGCATTCGTCAAATTTCTTCACTAACTTCAAAACTCTGCATACGGCTCACCCCAACCATTGAAGGCTGTATGCTTAAATTGACTTCGTTTACTTCGGATTAGTGATGGGAGAAaggcttgttttgtttgtttcatgatGAGCTTGGTTAATCAAACCAATAGGAGACTAATAACTATAACAATTCCTTTTTAATCATACACATTCATAAAATTGATCAgaaatctgattaaaaataaataaaaataaagacactGAAATCACGTGACTTTGATGAATTCAGAGTCACTTGATCGaaacaaatgattcacaaaAGATCCGAAGCTTCACGAAGCAGTGTTTTGACAGCGTACGTCACTGTTTCGAGACGATTATTTCAACTTGTGTTGTTCCCAGACGTCGTTCATAAAACGTACAAATACACTTTTGTTGTAGTTGACCAAATTTAAACAGTCGTTGCTAGGCTGTCGTAGCGAATGAGGGGCTTTCTGCCATAAACGGGCGTAGGTTCATCTCTGGTTCTAACTGCGTTGAACTTTAACACGGTTTCTCTTCAAGTACAAGAGTGAAGCAGCGACGGCAAGGGTAAGCAAAGGGTCAGCGACTCGCGTGCAGCAAATGACATTATTCTAATAATCCATACTTAAATTCGGTTTTGTGAAAGTGCCTATTTTCTTAACAGATGGCCAGTTCAAGAAAAGTGGTCGAGTTTTTCTATGATGTTGTTTCGCCGTATTCTTGGCTAGCATTTGAAGTGCGTATTGTTCTTCTCCTTTAGAGTAGTTAATTGCAATCCAATTTGCTCAAGATGTTCTCATATAATGTGTTGATTTTGTGTTTTAAGGTGCTGTGTCGCTATAGAAATGTTTGGAACATCGACCTCAAATTTAAACCAGCATATTTAGGGGGAGTCATGCATGGCGCAGGTAATGGAcgtgtgtataaatataaatcattaaaaagaatGTTCTAGTTTCCTTAATGAGAATGTTTTTTATCTAGTCCCAGAATGCatgatctattttattttaaaataccaaAAGAATGTGGTATTTATGTTGCATTGTTTACTGAAATAGGTCAAAAGTAACTAATATTAGACTGTCATAGGAGCAATAATCATGCAACAGCTAATTAATTAAAGCATTTAAGAAGTGtgattttataaattaaataatatattatcaaGTTTCTTCTATTTTTAGACAATCGGCCCCCTGCAGTGGTCCCAGCTAAGTTTCTTTACATGACTACAGATCTGGAGCGGGTGTCTGGCTATTTTGGCATTCCTTTGAATCCACCTTCAAACGTTTTTGAGGCAATGTTTGAGAAGGGTATTCAAACCATGTCCAgatgcacaattttttttttctgtcatatAGAAATTTGGGACTGTTTTAAGAGCAATTTTTGTTTAagggaaaatatttttttaatcactttCTGTCACAATCTTTTCATCGTCCATCTTTCTATGTAGGCACTTTGAATGCAATGCGTTTTGTGACAGCCGTAGCAGAGAAGAAAAAAGAGGGAGACGTGCTGGAAAAGGTATCTAGAGAGCTCTGGAAAAGAATGTGGAGTACTGATAAGGACATTACCGAGCCTGCCTCACTCACTGAGGTATCCTATACCCAAGATtagctgtttttaaaagaagaggTGTCAGATGCAGAACCTGCATTGTAAAACTGCTAATTAGAATTCATTTACATGTTCTATCTTCTATTATTATGCCATAACACTATATACATgaaaaattttgttttgttttgcacagGCAGGATTAAAGGCAGGTCTCTCGGCCAATGAGTTGGAGGAAATTCTGACTCTCTCCAAATCTCAGCCAATCAAAGACAAGCTGAAGAGTGTCACACAAGAAGCACTGGACTATCAAGTCAGTGCCTTTCACTTGCGTCTTTGCACTCTGTCTTTCTAACCAGAATGTCGTTGTggtaaaaatgtaatgcatattCCTTACAGTTATCTCTCCCCCACCCATTTTTGCAGTGCTTTGGTTTTCCTTTCACTGTGTGTCATGTGAACGGGAAGACTGAACTCTTCTTTGGTTCTGACAGATTTGAGATCATGGCTCACTACATCGGTAACCATGGATTTTTACTATAGTCTAATGGTTATATTTATCATACCCAGTTTTCTTGGTGGTTTATTGCACTTGATCATGTTTTAAACCATAAATTCCTAACTAACCTTGGgatattaaaatctaaaaatatataaaaatttactATTCACTGTCCAATCGTTGTCTTTCATTTGTGTTACAGGGGAGAAGTGGGTGGGGCCTCACCCTGAAAAACCCACATCCAAAATGTGATCACTGCTCTTCTATActtctaaataaaaatttataaatgctGTACATTCACATTGCTCTCACAGTATAAACATACTGAATTCAAAAGAGAGGAAAAAT is drawn from Onychostoma macrolepis isolate SWU-2019 chromosome 16, ASM1243209v1, whole genome shotgun sequence and contains these coding sequences:
- the mboat7 gene encoding lysophospholipid acyltransferase 7, with product MSPDELVYLGILAASIPVGFLFRYLSPPVKQGAALLLGLLISIATCGIHTLHSLCTVLGTWLIIKMNWRSAPALSLGWTFLYLLFFRLVTWFGLPQPTPFANAIQLLLTLKMVSLANEIQSYHLEKKKEVSTFTKSPVVGGLSHEPSFYDIISYSYCYVGIMTGPFFRYQTYADWLQQSNPLSLPGKEPCLQRLKMVPVYGALFIAVNSVFPLSYVHTDEFLDRNYFYRFFYMVAIFFVFRMRFYSAWCGAEAGCISAGLGCYPQGALSKPGGGPTMKYCPDPDTAVEYDFKTIQNIDCYNTDFCVKVRHGMRYWNMTVQWWLHHYIYPNAPFRAYALRAGWTMLISAYWHGLHAGYYLSFLTIPLCIAAESAMEASVRARLGPTGQNIFDWIHWFLKMRAYDYMCMGFVLLKASDTIYYWSSIYFIIHIIAVVCIGVAQVMKGGKKRERRERGEGEKEDVVREKAE